One region of Balaenoptera ricei isolate mBalRic1 chromosome 5, mBalRic1.hap2, whole genome shotgun sequence genomic DNA includes:
- the LOC132366688 gene encoding large ribosomal subunit protein mL42-like translates to MALAAVKWVISSRTILKYLFPIQNGALYCVCHKTTYSSLPDDYNCKVELALTSDGRTIVCYHPSVDIPYEHTKPIPRPDPVQNNEETHDLVLKTRLEEKGEHLEQGPMIEQLSKMFFTTKHRWYPRGQYHRRRRKLNPPKDR, encoded by the coding sequence ATGGCATTGGCAGCAGTAAAATGGGTGATATCAAGCAGAACtatcttgaaatatttatttccaattCAAAATGGAGCCTTATATTGTGTTTGTCATAAAACTACGTATTCTTCTCTTCCAGATGACTATAATTGCAAAGTAGAGCTTGCTTTGACATCTGATGGCAGGACAATAGTATGCTATCACCCTTCTGTGGACATTCCATATGAACACACAAAACCTATCCCTCGGCCAGATCCTGTGCAGAATAATGAAGAAACACATGATCTAGTGCTGAAAACCAGATTAGAAGAAAAAGGTGAACACTTAGAGCAAGGACCCATGATAGAACAACTTAGCAAAATGTTCTTTACTACTAAGCACCGTTGGTATCCTCGTGGACAGTATCATAGACGTCGTAGGAAACTGAATCCTCCAAAAGACAGATGA